Genomic window (Fluviispira vulneris):
TGGTTTTAGCGAGTTCGAGCGCTGCTTTATCTGGACTCAAACCGACGAGCATTTTAGCTTCTTCTGCATTCAAAAAGACAAGATGGGTTTTTTCGAGCAAACTCAAAATTGCTTTCTGACCATGACGAGCAATCACAAAGGGATCAGCAACATCAAAAGCAACTTTAACATTATTATTCAAAGCGTGATCGATCGCTGAGTGAAGGGCGTCAATTTGATTTTGTGTATCGAGCATATAGCCTGTGGTAAAGAAAATCTTTGTGTTCGCAATATCATCATAAGGGACGTGATTTACAGTATAGCTACGGCACGCACCTAGATAAGTATTGAGGGTACGCTCACTGTCTGGCGTAACAACAACAAGACAAGTTCCCGTGTGAACATTCTCGACAACCGTCAAACGATTGAGAATTCCGAGTTCATTCATGCGACTCGCAAATGCTTTGCCGTAAGAGTCATTGCCCACAGAACTGCTATAACTCGTTTTTGCACCTAAAACTGCCAATCCACGAATTGCATTGGATGCACTTCCACCCAATTCAATTTCAGGCTTTGCATTGCCTAAGTTTTTCAAGACATTTTTTTGCGTGTCTTCATCAACAAGCTGCATAACTCCTTTGGTCATACCAAAGGATTTTAGGTCAGAATCATTAGCTCTCACAAGCATATCTATAAGAGCATTTTCAATTGCGACCACATCATATCGATGATTAAATTGTTCTATTGAAAAAAAAGAGTTCTGAAGCATATCTTATAAATCCTATGTCTTTGCTAAATAGCAGAATTAAGTAACACCAAAGGGTCATATGAAATCTTTTACTGAGTTGTAAAGGGGCCAAAAATTTTAAAATCAACTCCACCCAATAAATCTCTTACTACAACCACCCCCCCCACAGAAGTTCCAGCTGTGGTTTCTGGATTCCAAGTCGTGGTTGAAGCCGTATCGAGATCGAGTGAGCCACTGCTCACATACCACTGAATACGGGTCGACGCTTGAAAAAGTGAACTATTTGCATCACGACCTGTTGGAACACTTGGAATAGTTACGGGCGCAGAGATTGTATTGTCAGAGTTTGCATTGATGGTGCTGTTAGCAATAGGAGAAAGCGTGCCGAATTGGCTTGGATTGTTGGTAACGGCGAGGCCATTTTGTATAGAATCTCTTTTAGCTTGACTCGTTACAGCTTCAACGTCGGTTGATGACCAGAAAGCATCCCCTTTCGTAGGCAAAAAGTAAAATGTATAAAAACCTTTATCCGAGCTTACGCCTGAGGTGGCTGTGTAGTTGATCATAAAAGCGGGAATATCTTTGACTTGAGTAACATTGGCTTGCAAATTTCCAACTGTCAGAGCTGCGCAATTCAGTGGGTAAGTAAAAACTGTTAGTCTAAAGGGTGAAGTTAAGACGTTAGTCGTTGTTGTCGGTGTTGATGAACCTCCCGTAAAAACTGCAGACAAGGAAAGACTTGTGCCCGAAATTCCGTTTGGTAACCCTCTTCCCCCTCCCCCCTTCGCTAAATAGTAAAAACCAATGGGCGCTATTTTGAGACTGTCTATTGTCATGGTTGGGGTTTCATTTGTAGGAGAAATCACGACAAAATATAAATCTGTTGCTGTGCAGCCTGGGCGATTGGGCATTTGCTGCGTACTTGTTTGCGAAGTTGTTCCCGTAAAGGGAGCGGTTGACTGCATGAGAACCGCCACCACGCGCACTTGGTTTATGGTGTAATAAGTTGAGTCAGGTTTCTTACAACTGCTAATGAAAAGTATGATAAAAAATATAGAAAGAAATCTTATCATTGTTAGACACCTCATTTACTGAATACTCTCTTAACATTTGCTATAAAATTCTTTCTTAATTCTTAAAATTTAGCAATTACACCTATAGATGGCAGAATAGGCAATCCTGAAACATAGACTTGTTTTGAGTAATCTCGATTATAACCATTGTAAGCCACGTTGCTGCGATTGAATATATTTAAAATATCTAGATAAGAAGTCAGAGTCCAATCCGGAAAGAGAAAATCATATTCAGTTCTAAAATCTACTTGAAAAGTATAAGGCAGGCGTGCATCATTTTTACTGATTAAATAGGTATTCCCATCACTCGCAGGTGAATATTTCCCAGTATTCTGATCATAAGTACCACCAGGAATCGTTGAATAAGGCGTGCCTGAAATAAATTGAACACGTGTCCCTGCGTTCCAACGGCTGGTTATTTTTTGACCATAGACCAAGTTGATAGAGTGCGTTCTATCATAATTTGAATACCGCCAGATACCGCTACCCGGATCTCTTTCTTTTGCTTCGCTGATACCATAGCTCAACCAACCAAACCAGATGCCAGAAGCCTTTTTCTTAAGAAAGAATTCTAAGCCCTGAGCTTGTAACTCGATACTATTTTCATATTTATTGGCTGTATTCATAACTGCTGGACCGACCAATGAATGACTCGATTTCACCCAACCTTGTACATCCATTGAGAAATCATTCCAAAACTTAGCTTCATATCCAAGCACATACTGTGTGCTGCGTTCGAGGGAAAGATTT
Coding sequences:
- a CDS encoding adenosine kinase produces the protein MLQNSFFSIEQFNHRYDVVAIENALIDMLVRANDSDLKSFGMTKGVMQLVDEDTQKNVLKNLGNAKPEIELGGSASNAIRGLAVLGAKTSYSSSVGNDSYGKAFASRMNELGILNRLTVVENVHTGTCLVVVTPDSERTLNTYLGACRSYTVNHVPYDDIANTKIFFTTGYMLDTQNQIDALHSAIDHALNNNVKVAFDVADPFVIARHGQKAILSLLEKTHLVFLNAEEAKMLVGLSPDKAALELAKTIQLAIVKDGEKGAYIAHDGNLTFIPALKVEVADTTGAGDMFAGGFMFGLCKGLTLEQAGQIATVLAADTVSHMGVRLSSGIRSRVETLLR